A genomic window from Flavobacterium hankyongi includes:
- a CDS encoding DEAD/DEAH box helicase, which translates to MNKFEQLGLNESLLLAIKDLGFENPSEVQEKAIPVLLEQNTDLVALAQTGTGKTAAFGFPLIQKIDAENKNTQALILSPTRELCLQITNEIKLYSKYIKGLHTVAVYGGASITEQAREVKRGAQIIVATPGRMQDMINRGLVNIKNIDFCILDEADEMLNMGFYDDICSILSDTPEEKNTWLFSATMPAEVARIGKQFMSNPVEITVGHKNSGSATVSHEFYVVNARDRYEALKRLADANPDIFSVVFCRTKRDTQAVAEKLIEDGYNAAALHGDLSQAQRDGVMKAFRGRQVQMLVATDVAARGIDVDNVTHVVNYQLPDEIETYNHRSGRTGRAGKLGTSIVIVTKSEIRKINSIEKIIKQKFEEKTIPSGIEICEIQLLHLANKIHDTEVDHEIDSYLPAIYEVFQDLTKEELVKRMVSVEFNRFLSYYKSKRDLSSQGSERGERSSEPREIRAGDPVRYFINIGARDDFDWMQLKDFLKETLDLGRDDVFKVDVKEGFSFFNTDGEHSAKVMDILNGYDLNGRRINVEISKNDGGGNSGRRDHNGRNSGGGRRDGGFRGERSSGGRREGGFGGRSESRSSDRAPRTERRGEGRSTERRSDSSERAPRNERRSSAAPRRSDSSAPRERRPRRD; encoded by the coding sequence ATGAATAAATTTGAACAATTAGGATTGAATGAGTCGCTACTGCTGGCGATTAAAGATCTAGGATTTGAGAATCCGTCAGAAGTGCAAGAAAAAGCGATTCCAGTACTATTGGAACAAAACACAGATTTAGTTGCCCTAGCGCAAACAGGTACAGGAAAAACCGCAGCTTTTGGTTTTCCACTAATTCAGAAAATTGATGCTGAGAACAAAAATACTCAGGCATTAATTTTGTCACCAACGCGTGAATTATGCTTACAAATCACTAACGAGATTAAATTATACTCAAAGTACATAAAGGGGTTACATACTGTGGCTGTTTATGGTGGTGCAAGCATTACAGAACAAGCTAGAGAGGTAAAACGTGGCGCACAAATTATTGTGGCTACACCAGGTAGAATGCAAGACATGATCAACAGAGGTCTTGTAAACATCAAAAACATCGATTTCTGCATTTTGGATGAGGCAGATGAGATGTTAAACATGGGATTCTACGACGACATTTGTTCCATATTATCGGACACACCGGAAGAGAAAAACACATGGTTATTCTCCGCAACCATGCCTGCTGAAGTAGCACGCATTGGTAAACAATTCATGTCTAACCCTGTAGAAATTACAGTAGGACATAAAAACTCAGGATCGGCAACGGTTTCACACGAATTTTACGTTGTAAATGCCCGTGACCGTTACGAAGCTTTAAAACGTTTGGCAGATGCAAATCCAGATATTTTCTCGGTAGTTTTCTGTCGTACGAAAAGAGACACTCAGGCAGTTGCCGAAAAATTAATCGAAGACGGATACAACGCTGCAGCATTACACGGTGATTTATCACAAGCACAACGTGACGGGGTAATGAAAGCGTTCCGTGGTCGTCAGGTTCAAATGCTGGTAGCTACAGACGTAGCGGCTCGTGGAATCGACGTAGACAACGTAACGCACGTTGTAAACTATCAGTTACCAGATGAAATTGAAACGTACAATCACCGTTCTGGCCGTACAGGTCGTGCCGGTAAATTAGGTACTTCTATTGTAATCGTAACCAAAAGTGAAATTCGTAAAATCAACTCGATTGAAAAAATCATCAAACAGAAGTTTGAAGAAAAAACGATCCCGAGCGGTATTGAAATCTGTGAAATCCAGTTATTACATTTAGCAAATAAAATTCACGACACGGAAGTTGATCACGAAATTGATAGCTACTTACCAGCAATCTATGAGGTTTTCCAAGACTTAACAAAAGAAGAATTGGTAAAAAGAATGGTTTCTGTTGAATTTAACCGTTTCTTATCGTACTACAAATCAAAACGTGATTTATCAAGTCAAGGTAGTGAAAGAGGAGAAAGAAGTTCTGAACCAAGAGAAATCAGAGCTGGTGATCCAGTGCGTTATTTTATTAACATTGGCGCTAGAGACGATTTTGATTGGATGCAATTGAAAGACTTCCTGAAAGAAACTTTAGACTTAGGTCGTGATGATGTATTCAAAGTTGATGTTAAAGAAGGTTTCTCTTTCTTTAATACTGATGGCGAGCACTCTGCTAAAGTTATGGATATCTTAAATGGTTATGACCTAAACGGCAGACGTATTAATGTAGAAATCTCTAAAAACGATGGTGGAGGAAACTCTGGTCGTCGTGACCATAACGGAAGAAATTCTGGTGGTGGAAGAAGAGATGGTGGTTTTAGAGGAGAAAGAAGTTCAGGTGGACGAAGAGAAGGTGGATTTGGAGGAAGAAGTGAATCTCGTTCATCAGACAGAGCTCCAAGAACCGAAAGACGTGGCGAAGGAAGATCTACTGAAAGAAGAAGTGATTCTTCTGAAAGAGCTCCAAGAAACGAAAGACGCTCAAGTGCTGCACCAAGACGTTCTGACTCAAGTGCACCAAGAGAAAGAAGACCAAGAAGAGATTAA
- a CDS encoding aminotransferase class I/II-fold pyridoxal phosphate-dependent enzyme, whose product MVKDLFERIQNNKGPLGKWASQAEGYYVFPKLEGDLGPRMKFHGKEILNWSINDYLGLANHPEVRKADADAAMQFGAAYPMGARMMSGHTNYHEQLEKELAEFVMKPAAYLLNFGYQGMVSIIDALVTKNDIIVYDVDSHACIIDGVRLHMGKRFTYKHNDLESMEKNLQRATKMAKETGGGILFITEGVFGMRGQQGKLKEIVEMKKKYNFRLLVDDAHGFGTLGKTGAGAGEEQGCQDGIDVYFSTFAKSMANIGAFVAADQDVIDYLKYNLRSQMFAKALPMIQTIGSLKRLELLRKSSEIKDKLWVNVNSLQNGLRERGFNIGDTNTCITPVYLEGSIPEAMVMVNDLRENYGIFLSIVVYPVIPKGIILLRMIPTASHTQKDIDETLAAFEAIREKLSNGTYKALAEANVENVS is encoded by the coding sequence ATGGTTAAAGATTTATTTGAAAGAATACAAAACAATAAAGGTCCGTTAGGGAAATGGGCTTCACAAGCAGAAGGATATTATGTTTTCCCAAAATTAGAAGGTGATTTAGGACCAAGAATGAAATTTCACGGAAAAGAAATTTTAAACTGGTCTATTAATGATTATTTAGGATTAGCTAACCACCCAGAAGTGAGAAAAGCTGATGCTGATGCTGCAATGCAATTTGGTGCTGCTTATCCAATGGGTGCTCGTATGATGTCGGGTCATACAAATTACCACGAACAATTAGAAAAAGAATTGGCTGAGTTTGTAATGAAACCAGCAGCTTATTTATTGAATTTTGGTTACCAAGGAATGGTTTCTATCATTGATGCTTTGGTTACTAAAAATGATATTATTGTTTACGACGTAGATTCACATGCTTGTATTATTGATGGTGTTCGTTTGCATATGGGTAAACGTTTTACATACAAACATAATGATTTAGAGAGCATGGAGAAAAATCTTCAACGTGCTACTAAAATGGCAAAAGAAACTGGCGGAGGTATTTTATTTATTACTGAAGGCGTTTTTGGAATGCGTGGGCAACAAGGGAAATTGAAAGAAATTGTAGAAATGAAGAAAAAATACAATTTCCGTTTATTAGTTGATGATGCACATGGTTTTGGTACTTTGGGTAAAACTGGAGCTGGAGCAGGTGAGGAGCAAGGATGCCAGGATGGTATTGATGTTTATTTTTCTACATTCGCAAAATCGATGGCAAATATTGGTGCTTTCGTTGCTGCTGATCAAGATGTAATTGATTATTTAAAATATAATTTACGTTCGCAAATGTTTGCTAAAGCATTGCCAATGATTCAAACTATTGGATCGCTAAAACGTTTAGAATTATTACGTAAATCTTCTGAGATTAAAGATAAACTTTGGGTAAACGTTAATTCGTTACAAAACGGATTAAGAGAAAGAGGATTTAATATTGGAGATACAAACACTTGTATTACACCAGTATATTTAGAAGGATCTATTCCTGAAGCAATGGTAATGGTAAACGATTTACGTGAAAACTATGGTATTTTCCTTTCTATTGTTGTTTATCCAGTAATTCCTAAAGGTATTATTTTGTTAAGAATGATTCCAACGGCTTCACATACTCAAAAAGATATCGATGAAACTTTAGCAGCTTTTGAAGCTATCCGTGAAAAACTAAGTAACGGTACTTATAAAGCACTTGCCGAAGCTAACGTAGAGAATGTTTCTTAA
- a CDS encoding non-canonical purine NTP diphosphatase, protein MELVFASNNKNKIKEIQQLVPSDITILSLEDIGCDVDIPETADTIEGNAILKADYITKNYGYPCFADDSGIEVDALNGAPGVYSARYAGEEKDDNKNIDKLLFELSEKTNRKANFKTVIALNLEGSQHLFTGIINGEIITERKGNNGFGYDPIFVADGYETTFAEMSMEEKATISHRGKAVKQLISFLKK, encoded by the coding sequence ATGGAACTTGTTTTCGCCTCAAACAACAAAAATAAAATCAAAGAAATTCAACAATTAGTACCTTCAGATATTACAATTTTAAGTCTTGAAGACATTGGTTGCGATGTAGACATTCCTGAAACAGCAGATACTATAGAAGGTAATGCAATTCTGAAAGCAGATTATATTACTAAAAATTATGGGTATCCATGCTTTGCAGATGATAGCGGAATTGAAGTCGATGCCCTAAATGGAGCTCCAGGAGTATATTCGGCACGTTACGCTGGTGAAGAAAAAGATGATAATAAAAACATCGATAAATTGCTATTTGAACTTTCTGAAAAAACCAACCGTAAAGCCAATTTCAAAACAGTTATTGCTTTAAATTTAGAAGGTTCACAGCATTTGTTTACTGGAATTATTAATGGTGAAATAATTACAGAACGCAAAGGAAATAACGGATTTGGCTATGATCCCATATTTGTAGCTGATGGTTATGAAACTACATTTGCTGAAATGTCAATGGAAGAAAAAGCGACAATTAGTCATCGCGGAAAAGCAGTAAAACAGTTAATCTCTTTTCTCAAGAAATAG
- a CDS encoding TrmH family RNA methyltransferase has translation MESLFQDKNYLEYLETFISENRKEGFKRVLGNRTKHFTVAVEDIFQLHNTSAVMRSCDVFGIQELHVIEQKFGKTIDTEIAMGAQKWVDIHRYSNNQACIDQLKAKGYQIIATTPHENDCMLEDFDITKPSAIFFGTERHGLSEEVINQADGYLKIPMVGFTESLNISVSAAIILQNISTRLRNSDINWQLTEAELLEKCIDWARKSIKDIDFITQKYLERNIRT, from the coding sequence ATGGAATCGCTATTTCAAGACAAAAACTATTTAGAGTATTTAGAGACTTTTATTTCAGAAAATCGTAAGGAGGGTTTTAAACGAGTTTTGGGAAATAGAACCAAACATTTTACGGTGGCAGTGGAGGATATTTTTCAGTTGCACAATACTAGTGCAGTTATGCGTAGTTGTGATGTCTTTGGAATTCAGGAACTACATGTTATTGAGCAAAAATTTGGAAAAACAATTGATACTGAAATTGCTATGGGAGCTCAAAAATGGGTTGATATTCACCGATATTCAAATAATCAAGCTTGCATAGACCAATTAAAAGCAAAAGGGTATCAGATTATTGCAACTACACCCCATGAAAATGATTGTATGCTGGAAGATTTTGATATAACAAAGCCTTCGGCTATTTTCTTTGGTACAGAAAGGCATGGGCTTTCAGAAGAAGTAATCAATCAGGCTGATGGTTATTTAAAAATACCAATGGTTGGTTTTACTGAGAGTTTAAATATTTCAGTATCTGCAGCGATAATTTTGCAAAATATTTCAACACGATTACGTAATTCTGACATAAATTGGCAACTTACAGAAGCAGAATTATTAGAAAAATGTATCGATTGGGCTCGTAAATCAATAAAAGATATAGATTTTATTACGCAGAAGTATTTAGAAAGAAATATAAGAACATAA
- a CDS encoding carboxypeptidase-like regulatory domain-containing protein → MRYFTVFFLFIFSITGFSQETTTVKGTIINDNNLLPIWNANVVNTNKVRGAISDAKGNFEIFADVNDILLISCLGFQSIEIKVTNDWIKNQNSRIRLTEKAYALEEIVIPPYTLTGYLEVDAKLIPERENYWYSIAGLTKRYEGGENSPNAFNRVMGSLFNPADALYNFFGKRPKELKKLREIRNDENLRNILQNKYDRQAIYLMFGINEKELLEILERCNYSEAFTKSANDLQVLDAINGCYEEYKILKKK, encoded by the coding sequence ATGAGATATTTTACTGTTTTCTTTTTATTCATATTTTCAATTACAGGATTTTCGCAAGAAACTACTACTGTAAAAGGTACCATCATAAACGATAATAATTTACTTCCTATTTGGAATGCAAATGTTGTAAATACCAATAAAGTCAGAGGTGCAATTTCTGACGCAAAAGGTAATTTTGAAATTTTTGCAGATGTAAACGATATACTTTTAATATCATGTTTAGGATTTCAGTCTATAGAAATTAAAGTAACTAATGACTGGATAAAAAATCAAAACTCACGTATTAGACTTACAGAAAAAGCATATGCTTTAGAAGAAATTGTTATTCCACCTTACACACTTACTGGATACTTAGAAGTTGATGCGAAACTTATTCCAGAGAGAGAAAACTACTGGTACTCTATCGCTGGTTTAACTAAGAGATATGAAGGAGGAGAGAACTCTCCTAACGCATTTAACAGAGTAATGGGTTCATTATTTAATCCTGCTGATGCTTTGTATAATTTCTTTGGTAAAAGACCTAAGGAACTTAAAAAGTTACGTGAAATTCGTAATGACGAAAATCTTCGTAATATTCTACAAAACAAATACGATCGTCAAGCTATTTACTTGATGTTTGGTATCAACGAAAAAGAATTACTTGAAATTTTGGAGCGTTGTAATTATTCTGAAGCTTTTACAAAATCAGCAAACGACCTTCAAGTTCTAGATGCAATCAATGGTTGCTACGAGGAATATAAAATTTTGAAGAAAAAATAA
- a CDS encoding GNAT family N-acetyltransferase: MITIKQIHTKKEITEFVKFPFKIFKGNNCWIPPIISEEVETFDKTKNPALKTAEVELYLAYKNNEIVGRVAAIINWDEVNLQKKKKVRFGWFDVIDNIEVTKALLNKVYELGKKHGMEMAEGPIGFTNLDKVGVLTEGFDQLGTMVSWYNHPYYKEHFEKLGMTVEKEYFESYFSMNAINPEPFQRASKMIKERYGVRVLNFTKSSQVMPYVDQMFDLFNESYSALQTFVPINDEMRDYFKKKYISFINPEYIKFFMDKNDKMIGFTIVMPSFERAMQKAKGKLFPFGFYHLLKAKKASEEVVFYLIGISPEYQNKGITAIIFDEYYKVFKQMNIKKFIRTQELEENHAMHNLWKNFNPTIHKRRRTYKKDL, from the coding sequence ATGATTACTATTAAACAAATACATACCAAAAAAGAGATTACCGAATTTGTAAAATTTCCCTTCAAGATTTTTAAAGGAAACAATTGTTGGATTCCTCCTATTATTTCTGAGGAAGTTGAAACTTTTGATAAAACAAAAAATCCAGCATTAAAAACTGCTGAAGTAGAACTTTATTTGGCTTACAAAAACAATGAAATAGTTGGTCGAGTTGCCGCTATAATTAATTGGGACGAAGTCAATTTACAAAAAAAAAAGAAAGTTCGTTTTGGTTGGTTTGACGTTATTGATAATATAGAAGTTACCAAAGCTTTATTAAACAAAGTTTATGAGCTTGGAAAAAAACACGGCATGGAAATGGCCGAAGGTCCTATTGGTTTTACCAATCTAGATAAAGTAGGTGTATTAACCGAAGGTTTTGATCAATTAGGGACGATGGTTTCATGGTACAATCATCCTTACTACAAAGAACACTTTGAAAAGCTAGGAATGACAGTTGAAAAAGAATATTTTGAAAGCTATTTTTCAATGAATGCCATAAACCCTGAACCTTTTCAAAGGGCTAGTAAAATGATTAAAGAGCGTTACGGTGTTAGAGTTTTAAACTTTACAAAATCTAGCCAAGTAATGCCTTATGTAGATCAAATGTTTGATTTATTTAATGAATCATATTCTGCATTACAGACTTTTGTTCCTATAAACGATGAAATGAGGGATTATTTCAAAAAGAAATACATCAGTTTTATCAATCCTGAATATATCAAATTTTTCATGGACAAAAATGATAAAATGATTGGTTTTACTATCGTTATGCCTTCTTTTGAAAGAGCAATGCAAAAGGCAAAAGGAAAGTTATTCCCTTTTGGATTTTATCATTTATTAAAAGCTAAAAAAGCATCTGAAGAGGTAGTCTTTTATTTAATTGGAATAAGTCCTGAATATCAAAACAAAGGAATTACAGCTATAATTTTTGACGAATATTACAAAGTTTTTAAACAAATGAATATTAAAAAATTCATACGTACTCAAGAATTAGAGGAAAACCATGCGATGCATAATTTATGGAAAAATTTCAATCCAACCATTCATAAAAGACGAAGAACGTATAAAAAAGACCTATAA
- a CDS encoding transporter — protein MKVLRSFILISILSFSSSIYSQFTDQINSNRPGKSAGAFSVGKKVLQIESGVYYIKESHNILDYDAKGFGLDLTARYGVWKEQFEVTLDAQFQMDKYSSLFVDKNRSGLRNTTLGAKYLFYDPFKKGEEKPNIYSWKANHRFKWKQLIPAISGYVGVNYTMDNDYSIPGEAVVSPKIMAIAQNRFGSRWVLVTNLIADKIASETQNFGYILTLTCGVHEKWSAFLENRGVKGDYYSDGFIAVGATHLLKDNLQIDINIAKNIKYTPSIFYGGIGFSWRFDKKHKDIQIKDGKEVKEKGDQKEGEGGGKSTIKTPEELEKAAKKAERKKRRNKDNDIEPSSDSEEGTKEEPKKKRLDDLEETP, from the coding sequence ATGAAAGTATTACGTTCCTTTATTTTAATCAGTATTTTAAGCTTTTCCTCTTCTATATACTCACAGTTTACAGATCAAATTAATTCAAACAGACCTGGTAAATCTGCTGGAGCATTTTCGGTTGGTAAAAAAGTGCTTCAAATAGAATCGGGAGTATATTATATTAAGGAATCACATAATATTTTAGATTATGATGCTAAAGGATTTGGATTAGATTTAACAGCGAGATATGGTGTTTGGAAAGAACAGTTTGAAGTTACCCTTGATGCACAGTTCCAAATGGACAAGTATTCGAGCTTATTTGTAGATAAAAATAGAAGTGGATTAAGAAATACAACACTTGGAGCAAAGTATTTATTCTATGATCCTTTCAAAAAAGGAGAAGAAAAACCAAATATTTACAGCTGGAAAGCAAACCACCGTTTTAAATGGAAGCAATTAATTCCAGCTATTTCAGGTTATGTTGGTGTAAATTATACTATGGATAACGATTATAGTATTCCAGGAGAAGCTGTGGTAAGTCCTAAAATTATGGCAATTGCACAAAACAGATTTGGAAGCCGTTGGGTTTTAGTTACAAATTTAATTGCCGACAAAATTGCATCTGAAACACAAAATTTTGGTTATATACTAACATTAACATGTGGTGTTCATGAAAAATGGTCTGCATTTCTTGAAAACAGAGGTGTAAAAGGCGATTATTATTCGGATGGTTTCATTGCAGTTGGAGCAACTCATTTATTGAAAGACAATCTTCAAATAGATATCAACATTGCAAAAAACATAAAATACACTCCTTCTATTTTTTATGGAGGAATAGGTTTCTCATGGAGATTTGACAAAAAACACAAAGACATTCAAATTAAAGATGGAAAAGAGGTTAAAGAAAAAGGAGATCAAAAAGAAGGTGAAGGAGGCGGAAAAAGTACAATAAAAACTCCAGAAGAACTTGAAAAAGCAGCCAAAAAAGCAGAAAGAAAAAAACGCAGAAACAAAGACAACGACATTGAACCTTCAAGTGATTCTGAAGAAGGAACTAAAGAAGAACCTAAAAAGAAACGATTAGATGATCTTGAAGAAACGCCATAA
- the crcB gene encoding fluoride efflux transporter CrcB — translation MKTILYIALGGALGSVLRYLTSVVIKSITFPYATFITNILGCLLIGLFFGYFEKQNILSQDLKFFLITGFCGGYTTFSTFSLENIQLIQNNQMGTAIIYIASSIIIGLLATWLGMNLVKVI, via the coding sequence TTGAAAACCATTTTATACATAGCATTAGGAGGAGCTTTAGGTAGTGTTTTGCGCTACCTAACTTCTGTTGTAATCAAATCGATTACTTTTCCTTATGCTACGTTTATTACAAATATTTTGGGTTGTTTGTTAATTGGTTTATTCTTTGGTTACTTCGAAAAACAGAATATATTATCTCAAGATTTAAAGTTTTTCTTGATAACTGGTTTTTGTGGAGGTTATACAACATTCTCTACTTTTTCCCTTGAAAACATCCAATTAATACAAAATAATCAAATGGGGACTGCCATTATCTATATTGCATCTAGTATTATTATAGGATTATTGGCAACTTGGTTAGGAATGAATTTGGTTAAAGTGATATGA
- a CDS encoding DUF4834 family protein has translation MQEASFSGLLKTIIYIIGFYYLVKILARIFMPVLMKSMMNKAQENFNRHYQQGDFNQSTSNDTFTQEKSQRDFKKPTKQVGEYVDYEEVKD, from the coding sequence ATGCAAGAGGCTTCATTTAGTGGTTTATTAAAAACCATCATTTATATTATAGGTTTCTATTATTTGGTTAAAATTTTGGCTCGTATTTTCATGCCAGTTTTAATGAAATCGATGATGAATAAAGCACAAGAAAACTTTAATCGTCACTACCAGCAAGGAGACTTTAATCAATCAACTTCAAACGATACTTTTACTCAAGAAAAATCACAACGTGATTTTAAAAAACCTACAAAACAGGTTGGTGAATACGTTGATTATGAGGAGGTAAAAGATTAA
- a CDS encoding YfhO family protein, whose product MNKLKRFYPHALAVLGFVLVSLIYFYPVLQGKKILQSDIVQYTAMAKEQNDFRAEYDAEPYWTNSAFGGMPTYQLGANYPHNYIKTLDGLIRFLPRPADYLFLYFVGFYILLMALRIKPLKAFFGALAFGFSTYLIIILGVGHNAKAHAIAYMPMVIAGVLLVYQRRYLIGGLLTLLAAALEINANHFQMTYYLLILLLVIAAYYKIKAIKAKDFGHLWKSAAVFAIAGILAIGANATNIMATSEYAKESTRGKSELTFNPDGSKKTEATSMTYNYITEYSYGILESFNLISPRIFGGSNSENVGTNSEMYKYVVAQNVPEDQAKEIVKGLPTYWGDQPIVAAPAYIGAIVFFLAVLALFADTRKIKYAFLAGALVSLFLSWGKNFPLLTDFFINYVPMYNKFRAVSSIQVVLEICIPVLAIMGLQSFFKLDEKEKWTNLWKSGAVSVGVLVLLFLFKGSFSFAGGSDSYFIQSYGPEFVDALKQDRKSMFSADLLRSVFFIIVAFGALWLSIKNRISEKVAIILVGILMVADLFFIDKNYLNTSSFVSAHEVDEPFVEAPFDEAILKDQSHYRVFEVSQNAMSDPRASYFHKSIGGYHAAKPRRMQELFDYQIANNNLEVLNMLNVKYLIQTNEKEEQITIKSTGANGNAWFIKEIKELKSADAEMKALTKFDSKNVAFINSNEFKLPAKQFVKDTTAVIKLDSYKSNELKYTSNNPNNGFAVFSEMYYKNGWNAYIDGKLTEHYRVDYALRGLPIPAGKHTVEFKFEPQVVKTGSMISLFSFIGILGLLGFVIYSERKKIASEK is encoded by the coding sequence ATGAATAAACTAAAACGTTTTTATCCGCATGCACTGGCTGTATTGGGCTTTGTGCTGGTTTCGCTTATTTATTTTTATCCTGTATTACAAGGAAAGAAAATTCTGCAATCAGACATTGTGCAGTACACTGCAATGGCAAAAGAACAAAATGATTTTAGAGCCGAATATGATGCCGAACCCTATTGGACAAATAGTGCTTTTGGTGGAATGCCAACATATCAGTTAGGAGCAAATTATCCACATAATTATATTAAAACTCTTGATGGATTAATTCGTTTTTTACCTCGTCCAGCAGATTATTTATTCCTTTATTTTGTTGGATTTTATATTTTATTGATGGCATTGCGAATTAAGCCTTTGAAAGCTTTTTTTGGTGCCTTAGCTTTTGGTTTTTCAACATATCTTATCATTATTCTTGGAGTTGGTCATAATGCTAAAGCACATGCTATTGCTTATATGCCAATGGTTATTGCTGGAGTTTTATTAGTATATCAAAGACGATATTTAATTGGTGGATTGCTTACTCTTTTAGCAGCTGCTTTAGAGATTAATGCAAATCACTTTCAAATGACCTATTACTTACTAATTCTATTATTGGTAATTGCAGCTTATTATAAAATTAAAGCTATCAAAGCTAAAGATTTTGGACATCTTTGGAAATCAGCAGCAGTATTTGCAATTGCAGGTATTCTAGCCATTGGTGCTAATGCAACAAATATAATGGCTACTTCAGAATATGCTAAAGAAAGTACAAGAGGGAAAAGTGAATTAACTTTTAATCCTGATGGTTCTAAAAAGACCGAGGCTACTTCAATGACATACAATTATATCACAGAATATAGTTATGGAATATTAGAAAGCTTCAATTTAATTTCACCAAGAATTTTTGGTGGTTCTAATAGTGAAAATGTTGGTACAAATTCTGAGATGTACAAATATGTTGTTGCTCAAAATGTACCAGAAGATCAAGCAAAAGAAATTGTAAAAGGATTGCCAACATATTGGGGAGACCAACCAATTGTTGCTGCACCTGCTTATATTGGAGCAATTGTTTTCTTTCTTGCAGTACTTGCGTTATTTGCTGATACAAGAAAAATTAAATATGCTTTTCTTGCTGGAGCTTTAGTTTCGTTGTTTTTATCTTGGGGTAAAAATTTCCCATTATTAACAGATTTCTTTATCAATTATGTGCCAATGTACAACAAGTTTAGAGCAGTTTCATCTATACAAGTTGTATTAGAAATTTGTATTCCTGTTTTAGCAATTATGGGATTACAATCTTTCTTTAAGTTGGATGAAAAAGAAAAATGGACTAATTTGTGGAAGTCTGGAGCAGTAAGTGTAGGTGTTTTGGTATTGTTATTCCTTTTTAAAGGAAGTTTCAGTTTCGCAGGTGGAAGTGACTCTTATTTCATACAATCGTACGGACCAGAATTTGTTGATGCTTTAAAACAAGACAGAAAATCAATGTTCTCTGCAGATTTATTGCGCTCTGTCTTTTTTATAATTGTTGCTTTTGGAGCTTTATGGTTGTCTATTAAGAACAGAATTTCTGAAAAAGTAGCGATAATTCTTGTTGGAATTTTGATGGTAGCCGATTTGTTTTTTATTGATAAAAATTATTTGAATACTTCAAGTTTTGTATCAGCTCACGAAGTTGATGAACCATTTGTAGAAGCTCCTTTTGATGAAGCGATTTTGAAAGATCAATCACATTATAGAGTTTTTGAAGTATCACAAAATGCAATGAGTGATCCAAGAGCTTCCTATTTCCATAAATCAATTGGAGGATATCATGCAGCAAAACCGCGCAGGATGCAAGAATTGTTCGATTATCAAATCGCAAACAATAATTTGGAAGTACTAAATATGTTAAACGTTAAATACCTTATTCAAACTAATGAAAAAGAAGAACAAATAACTATTAAAAGTACGGGAGCTAATGGAAACGCTTGGTTCATAAAAGAAATTAAAGAGTTGAAATCTGCTGATGCTGAAATGAAGGCTTTAACCAAGTTTGATTCTAAAAATGTTGCTTTTATAAACAGTAACGAGTTTAAGTTACCAGCTAAACAATTTGTAAAAGATACTACAGCTGTTATTAAACTTGATTCATATAAATCAAATGAATTAAAATACACTTCAAATAACCCAAATAATGGTTTTGCCGTTTTCTCTGAAATGTATTATAAAAATGGATGGAATGCCTACATTGATGGTAAACTTACTGAACATTATAGAGTAGATTATGCTTTAAGAGGATTGCCAATCCCAGCTGGAAAACATACAGTTGAGTTTAAATTTGAACCGCAAGTGGTAAAAACTGGTAGTATGATTTCATTATTCAGTTTTATTGGAATTTTAGGATTGTTAGGCTTTGTAATTTATTCAGAAAGAAAAAAGATAGCTAGCGAAAAATAA